Proteins encoded within one genomic window of Neodiprion fabricii isolate iyNeoFabr1 chromosome 6, iyNeoFabr1.1, whole genome shotgun sequence:
- the LOC124185528 gene encoding uncharacterized protein LOC124185528: protein MLSYVDYSNNIPVEVLGLLKLPYLFRPSLVKTRTSKKWKPSSQEQADGFICNITVMADLETMLVKRKEKLRSYGLTCQPLIITVGDPTSFSAIYVIVNEVKYAASNLIGAVDMCFKVHYALNAKYSPESETVWVFLQKFFYGIKGCKHFVTVEVVWSDILIHQKSNVEDSSADE, encoded by the exons ATGCTTAGTTATGTAGATTATAGTA ATAATATTCCAGTTGAAGTTTTGGGATTATTGAAATTGCCTTACCTATTCAGACCTTCCTTGGTAAAAACAAGAACTTCTAAAAAATGGAAACCGTCATCTCAGGAGCAGGCTGATGGATTTATATGCAACATTACT gtGATGGCAGATTTGGAAACTATGCTGGTCAAACGCAAAGAAAAACTTCGCTCATATGGATTGACTTGTCAACCTTTGATCATAACCGTTGGAGACCCAACATCTTTTTCTGCAATTTACGTCATCGTTAATGAAGTTAAGTACGCTGCGAGTAATTTAATCGGCGCAGTTGATATGTGTTTCAAGGTACACTATGCTCTAAATGCAAAGTACTCCCCAGAATCTGAGACAGTTTGGGTTttcttgcaaaaatttttttacggcaTCAAAGGATGCAAGCACTTTGTTACTGTTGAAGTTGTCTGGTCAGATATCCTGATACATCAGAAGTCGAACGTAGAAGACAGCAGCGCTGATGAATGA